CGGTACTCGATGTTCCACACCGCCCATCCGCCGGCGGCCAGGTCCCGGGCGAGGGGGTCCATCAGGTGGGCGTCGTGCAGGTCGCGCCACCAGCCGCCGTGCAGCAGGACCGCCACGGGGGCCGGAGCGTCCGTTCCTTCGGGATCCCAGCGGTGGATGATCTGGCTGGGGTGCTCACCGTAGGTCGTGGTCACCGTGGGTCTCCCTGGGTCGTGGCCGGGCGGAGAGCGCTCTCCGAGGGTGCGGAGCCGTGCTCGGGCTGGTCGGGGCGCCAGCGGCGGTGGCGGGTGCCCTGTGTCCCGGTGGAACGTAGCAGGTCGAGGCGGGGGCGCGGCCCGTCGGTCCGGCCTGTGGGGGGTTTGCGGCTGCCCGCGCGGAAGGGGGCGGGCCAGGTGGCTCCGGGACCCGAGTAGTCCTGCTCGGCGGCGGCGTGCAGGGTCCACTGCGGGTCGTACAGGTGCGGGCGGGCCAGGGCGCACAGGTCGGCGCGCCCGGCCAGGACCGTGGAGTTGACGTCGTCGTGGGAGGAGATGGCGCCGACCGCGATGACCGGCACTCCGAGGTCGCGGCGGATGCGTTCGGCGTAGGGCACCTGGTAGCTGCGGCCGTAGGCGGGCCGTTCGTCCGGGGTGACCTGGCCGGTGGAGACGTCGATCGCGTCGGCCCCGGCGGCGACGAGGGCGCGGGCGATCTCCACGGCGTCGTCGTCGGTGGTGCCGTCCTCGACCCAGTCGGTGGCGGAGATCCGGACGGTGAGGGCCTTGTGGTCGGGCCAGGCTTCGCGGACGGCGGCCAGGACCTCCAGGGGGTAGCGCAGGCGTCCGGCGAGGTCGCCGCCGTAACGGTCGGTGCGGTGGTTGGTGACCGGTGAGAGGAAGGAGGAGAGCAGGTAGCCGTGGGCGCAGTGCAGTTCGAGGAGGTCGAATCCGGCGCGGTCGGCGGAGCGGGCGGCGGCGGTGAAGTCGTCCCGGATGGCCGCCATGGCGGCGTGGTCGAGTTCCCTGGGTGTCTGGTTGACGCCCTCCCGGTAGGGCAGCGGGGAGGGAGCCACCAGGGGCCAGTTGCCGTCGGGCAGGGGCTGGTCGATGCCCTCCCACATGAGGCGGGTGGATCCCTTGCGTCCGGCGTGGCCGAGCTGTACCCCGATCTTCGCCCGGCTGTTGGCGTGCACGAACTCGGTGACGCGGCGCCAGGCGGCCTCGTGTTCGGGGGTGTACAGACCGGTGCAGCCGGGGGTGATGCGGGCTTCGGCGGACACGCACACCATCTCGGTCATGACCAGTCCGGCCCCGCCCAGGGCCTTGCCGCCCAGGTGGACGAGGTGGAAGTCGCCCGCCAGGCCGTCGGTGGCGGAGTACATGTCCATGGCCGAGACCACGACCCGGTTGTCCAGCTGCACGGGCCCCAGGTTGAAGGGGTGGAACATGGGCGGACGCGGTTCGGCTGCCGCCGAGCCCGCAGTTTCCGTCGAGCCCTCGTCGTCGACGGCGGCCGGGCTGGCCGAAGCGGCGGAACCGGTGGCCGCGGGACGCCCGGCGGCGGATCCGGCCTGTTCGGCCTCGACCTGACCAGTGAACCACGCGTCCACACACGCGACGAACTCGGGGTCGCGCAGGCGAAGGTTGTCGTAGGTGACCCGGCGGCTGCGGGTGAGCAGGTCGAAGGCGAACTGGGCCGGTGCGGCGTCCACGTGGCGGGCGATGTCCTCGAACCACTCCAGGCTGGCCCGGGCCGCGCGCTGGGTGCTGGCCACGACGGGACGGCGTTCCTCCTCGTAGGCGGTGAGGGCGGCCTCGGTGGTGGGCTGTTCGCGCAGGCAGGCGGCGAGGGCGAGGGCGTCCTCCATGGCCAGTTTGGTGCCCGAGCCGATGGAGAAGTGGGCGGTGTGGGCGGCGTCGCCGAGCAGGACCACGTTGCCGCGCCGCCAG
This DNA window, taken from Nocardiopsis exhalans, encodes the following:
- a CDS encoding bifunctional salicylyl-CoA 5-hydroxylase/oxidoreductase; amino-acid sequence: MRIACIGAGPAGLYFAALARQLDHTHDITVYERNAPDDTFGFGVVLSDETLGGIEHADPAVYRAMAAEFARWDDIDIHHRGTVTTSGGHGFAAIGRRRLLQILRARCAGLGVRVLSRTEAPPAAELAATHDLVVAADGVNSITRTTHAADFGTELQAHRNRFMWLGTDLVFDAFNFHVLETPHGVMQLHCYPYATDASTFIVEMAEDVWHAAGFVDQDLAPGESALDAIARCEQLFADVLRGHRLLPNNSRWQRFTTVRNRTWRRGNVVLLGDAAHTAHFSIGSGTKLAMEDALALAACLREQPTTEAALTAYEEERRPVVASTQRAARASLEWFEDIARHVDAAPAQFAFDLLTRSRRVTYDNLRLRDPEFVACVDAWFTGQVEAEQAGSAAGRPAATGSAASASPAAVDDEGSTETAGSAAAEPRPPMFHPFNLGPVQLDNRVVVSAMDMYSATDGLAGDFHLVHLGGKALGGAGLVMTEMVCVSAEARITPGCTGLYTPEHEAAWRRVTEFVHANSRAKIGVQLGHAGRKGSTRLMWEGIDQPLPDGNWPLVAPSPLPYREGVNQTPRELDHAAMAAIRDDFTAAARSADRAGFDLLELHCAHGYLLSSFLSPVTNHRTDRYGGDLAGRLRYPLEVLAAVREAWPDHKALTVRISATDWVEDGTTDDDAVEIARALVAAGADAIDVSTGQVTPDERPAYGRSYQVPYAERIRRDLGVPVIAVGAISSHDDVNSTVLAGRADLCALARPHLYDPQWTLHAAAEQDYSGPGATWPAPFRAGSRKPPTGRTDGPRPRLDLLRSTGTQGTRHRRWRPDQPEHGSAPSESALRPATTQGDPR